Proteins encoded together in one Microplitis mediator isolate UGA2020A chromosome 7, iyMicMedi2.1, whole genome shotgun sequence window:
- the LOC130670835 gene encoding DNA-binding protein inhibitor ID-3: MKAMVVSPIGGRVPPTRGIINSNLGINGTRRDLEAEEVAAYLTKLRSLVPDMPRKRKLSKLEVIQRVIEYICDLQTTLEETNIHNSDSGNNNIRMSSTTTSSSSANNSNNSQINKSTIRQPLQPLLNSATSSVSAIAAIER; the protein is encoded by the coding sequence atgaaGGCAATGGTCGTTAGCCCGATTGGCGGACGCGTACCTCCGACACGTGGAATAATTAACAGTAATTTGGGTATTAATGGAACAAGACGTGATTTAGAAGCTGAAGAAGTTGCAGCCTATCTCACTAAATTGAGGTCTTTGGTTCCCGACATGCCACGTAAGAGAAAACTTTCGAAACTTGAAGTTATCCAGAGGGTCATCGAGTATATCTGTGACTTACAGACAACACTTGAAGAAACAAATATTCATAATTCTGACAgtggaaataataatatcagaatgtcatcaacaacaacatcatcgtcatcagcaaataattcaaataatagtcaaattaataaatcgacaATCAGACAACCACTGCAGCCACTTTTGAATTCTGCCACTTCAAGTGTTTCGGCAATCGCTGCGATTGAACGGTGa
- the LOC130670834 gene encoding puromycin-sensitive aminopeptidase isoform X1: MIYRFICHTFNNRIIFNNNNKKYLSELTSAILKKTMATVEKKPFYRLPENIRPRHYEITLVPDIDKFTFQGSQSVEIEVKETTDKIILNSLDIEISSVTFKNDKGTSLKAAKIDLLPEDETAVLTFPEKLPVGKTGCLNFDFVGQINDKMKGLYRSKYHGGKSNESAAVTYLCPTSARRVFPCWDEPKIKSTFSLKIVVPLSKRLVALSNMPVEKVEKKGELEILKFEKTPVMSTYLVAVVIGEFDYLEDKTVDGTVVRVYTPKSKQEQGRFALEVATKVLPYYNKYFGISYPLPKMDLIAIADFSAGAMENWGLVTYRETCLLVDPQNTSAASKQWIALVVGHELAHQWFGNLVTMEWWTHLWLNEGYASFVEFLCVAHLFPEYDIWTQFVTDTHIKALELDGLKNSHPIEVPVGHPTEIDEIFDDISYNKGASVIRMLHSYIGDEDFRKGMNLYLKRHSYANAETEDLWAALEEMSNKPVGDVMSTWTKQQGFPVIKVEQRQQGNDRVLVLSQEKFLADGSVDKEDYLWMIPLSVSTSKSPNDVALTTVMSEKNKEIIIKDVPEGSWVKINPGTIGFYRTRYDSQALSLLMPAIKDRTLPPLDRLGLFDDLFAMVQAGHTSTVDVLKCMQAFQYEDNYTVWCSIVSSLGKIGILLGHLDIYDNFKAYGRSLLKDITKKLGWEPKENESHLDNLLRSLVLGRMAVLKDTEIIEEAKRRFDLHVTKKSILAADLRTPVYRAVLSVGDVNTYETMLKLYDEADLHEEKDRILRALGTIQDEKLLSKVLDFSMSDKVRAQDTVFAIMSVAMNSKGRDLAWEFFKNNWKPLMNRYDGGFLLSRLVKHTTENFVTEERAIEIEEFFKKNPTPGSERTVQQSMENIRLNAAWLARDQASIESFFKNNSY; encoded by the exons ATGATATATAGATTCATTTGTCATACATTTAATAAtcgtattatatttaataataataataaaaaatacttaagtgAATTAACATCagcgattttaaaaaaaacgatggctacagtagaaaaaaaaccgttttatCGTTTACCTGAAAATATTCGTCCTCGTCATTACGAAATAACCCTAGTTCCAGATATTGATAAGTTTACTTTCCAAGGAAGTCAATCTGTTGAAATAGag gTGAAAGAAAcaactgataaaataatattgaactCATTGGATATTGAAATAAGCAGCGTTACATTCAAAAATGACAAAGGAACGAGTCTCAAAGCGGCAAAAATAGACCTGCTGCCAGAAGATGAAACTGCTGTTTTAACGTTTCCTGAAAAACTTCCGGTTGGAAAAACTGGTTGtttgaattttgattttgtcggacagataaatgataaaatgaagGGATTGTATCGCAGCAAATATCATGG CGGGAAAAGTAATGAATCAGCTGCCGTGACTTATCTATGTCCGACTTCAGCACGTAGAGTATTTCCTTGTTGGGAtgagccaaaaataaaatcaacatTTAGCTTGAAAATAGTTGTTCCATTATCTAAAAGACTAGTCGCATTATCTAACATG cCAGTAGAAAAAGTCGAGAAAAAGGGCGAGCTAGAGATTTTGAAGTTCGAAAAAACCCCAGTGATGTCAACGTACCTCGTAGCAGTCGTTATCGGGGAGTTTGATTACTTGGAAGACAAAACCGTTGACGGAACTGTCGTAAGAGTTTACACTCCGAAATCAAAACAAGAACAAGGACGATTTGCCTTAGAAGTAGCGACCAAAGTACTGCCATACTACAATAAATACTTTGGAATATCTTACCCACTACCAAAAATGGACCTCATCGCCATCGCTGATTTTTCCGCGGGAGCCATGGAAAATTGGGGCCTAGTTACTTACAGAGAGACTTGTCTGCTAGTCGACCCCCAGAACACATCAGCAGCCTCAAAGCAGTGGATTGCTCTGGTGGTGGGACACGAGTTGGCCCATCAATGGTTCGGGAACTTGGTGACCATGGAATGGTGGACCCACTTGTGGCTCAACGAAGGCTACGCCTCATTCGTCGAGTTTCTTTGCGTCGCTCACTTGTTCCCCGAGTACGACATCTGGACTCAGTTCGTCACCGACACTCACATCAAAGCCCTAGAGCTTGACGGTCTCAAGAACAGTCACCCGATTGAAGTACCCGTCGGCCATCCCACGGAAATAGACGAAATTTTCGACGACATTTCTTACAACAAAGGCGCCAGTGTCATTCGCATGCTGCACTCCTACATCGGCGACGAAGATTTCCGCAAGGGTATGAATCTTTACCTCAAACGTCACAGTTACGCGAACGCAGAGACGGAAGATCTCTGGGCGGCCTTGGAAGAAATGAGCAACAAACCAGTCGGCGATGTCATGTCGACCTGGACAAAGCAACAAGGATTTCCTGTTATAAAAGTTGAGCAACGTCAGCAAGGCAACGACAGAGTACTAGTTTTATCTCAGGAAAAATTCCTCGCTGATGGTTCTGTTGATAAAGAAGATTATCTATGGATGATCCCATTGAGTGTCAGTACATCAAAGTCACCGAATGATGTTGCGCTTACGACAGTaatgagtgaaaaaaataaagaaataataataaaagatgtACCGGAAGGATCATGGGTTAAAATAAATCCCGGTACAATTGGATTTTACCGCACGCGTTATGATTCCCAAGCGCTTTCTTTACTTATGCCGGCAATTAAAGACCGGACATTACCGCCACTAGATCGACTCGGACTTTTTGATGATCTCTTCGCAATGGTCCAGGCCGGTCATACATCAACTGTTGATGTACTTAAATGTATGCAAGCGTTTCAGTATGAAGATAATTATACTGTGTGGTGCAGCATCGTCAGTAGTTTAGGAAAAATAGGAATTTTATTGGGTCATCTTGATATCTACGATAATTTCAAAGCCTACGGCCGGTCATTATTGAAGGACATCACCAAGAAATTAGGGTGGGAgcctaaagaaaatgaaaGTCACCTGGACAATTTGCTGAGGTCACTCGTCTTGGGTAGAATGGCTGTGCTTAAAGACACGGAAATTATCGAAGAAGCCAAGAGACGATTCGATCTTCACGTCACGAAGAAGTCAATCCTGGCTGCTGATCTCAGGACTCCCGTTTACCGCGCGGTACTTTCTGTTGGTGACGTCAATACTTACGAGACGATGCTCAAGTTGTACGACGAAGCTGATTTGCATGAAGAGAAGGACAGAATACTAAGAGCACTGGGAACAATTCAGGATGAAAAGCTGCTGTCAAAAGTTCTTGACTTTTCAATGAGTGACAAAGTACGTGCTCAGGATACTGTATTTGCTATAATGTCTGTTGCTATGAACTCAAAAGGACGTGATTTAGCTTgggagtttttcaaaaataattggaaGCCGCTGATGAATCGCTACGACGGTGGGTTTTTGTTATCGAGGCTCGTTAAACATacaactgaaaattttgttaccgAAGAACGTGCCATAGAAATAGAGGAATTCTTCAAGAAAAATCCTACACCTGGTTCGGAGAGAACGGTGCAACAGAGCATGGAAAATATTAGACTTAATGCTGCTTGGCTGGCTCGAGATCAAGCTTCTATTGAatcgtttttcaaaaataattcgtattaa
- the LOC130670834 gene encoding puromycin-sensitive aminopeptidase isoform X2, whose translation MIYRFICHTFNNRIIFNNNNKKYLSELTSAILKKTMATVEKKPFYRLPENIRPRHYEITLVPDIDKFTFQGSQSVEIEVKETTDKIILNSLDIEISSVTFKNDKGTSLKAAKIDLLPEDETAVLTFPEKLPVGKTGCLNFDFVGQINDKMKGLYRSKYHGADGSVKYAAVTQFEATDARRCFPCWDEPSVKSTFGITLQIPAGYTALSNMPVEKVEKKGELEILKFEKTPVMSTYLVAVVIGEFDYLEDKTVDGTVVRVYTPKSKQEQGRFALEVATKVLPYYNKYFGISYPLPKMDLIAIADFSAGAMENWGLVTYRETCLLVDPQNTSAASKQWIALVVGHELAHQWFGNLVTMEWWTHLWLNEGYASFVEFLCVAHLFPEYDIWTQFVTDTHIKALELDGLKNSHPIEVPVGHPTEIDEIFDDISYNKGASVIRMLHSYIGDEDFRKGMNLYLKRHSYANAETEDLWAALEEMSNKPVGDVMSTWTKQQGFPVIKVEQRQQGNDRVLVLSQEKFLADGSVDKEDYLWMIPLSVSTSKSPNDVALTTVMSEKNKEIIIKDVPEGSWVKINPGTIGFYRTRYDSQALSLLMPAIKDRTLPPLDRLGLFDDLFAMVQAGHTSTVDVLKCMQAFQYEDNYTVWCSIVSSLGKIGILLGHLDIYDNFKAYGRSLLKDITKKLGWEPKENESHLDNLLRSLVLGRMAVLKDTEIIEEAKRRFDLHVTKKSILAADLRTPVYRAVLSVGDVNTYETMLKLYDEADLHEEKDRILRALGTIQDEKLLSKVLDFSMSDKVRAQDTVFAIMSVAMNSKGRDLAWEFFKNNWKPLMNRYDGGFLLSRLVKHTTENFVTEERAIEIEEFFKKNPTPGSERTVQQSMENIRLNAAWLARDQASIESFFKNNSY comes from the exons ATGATATATAGATTCATTTGTCATACATTTAATAAtcgtattatatttaataataataataaaaaatacttaagtgAATTAACATCagcgattttaaaaaaaacgatggctacagtagaaaaaaaaccgttttatCGTTTACCTGAAAATATTCGTCCTCGTCATTACGAAATAACCCTAGTTCCAGATATTGATAAGTTTACTTTCCAAGGAAGTCAATCTGTTGAAATAGag gTGAAAGAAAcaactgataaaataatattgaactCATTGGATATTGAAATAAGCAGCGTTACATTCAAAAATGACAAAGGAACGAGTCTCAAAGCGGCAAAAATAGACCTGCTGCCAGAAGATGAAACTGCTGTTTTAACGTTTCCTGAAAAACTTCCGGTTGGAAAAACTGGTTGtttgaattttgattttgtcggacagataaatgataaaatgaagGGATTGTATCGCAGCAAATATCATGG AGCTGACGGGAGTGTTAAATATGCAGCGGTGACGCAATTCGAAGCGACAGATGCGAGACGTTGCTTTCCCTGCTGGGATGAGCCGTCAGTTAAATCCACGTTCGGTATTACACTTCAAATACCAGCTGGTTACACGGCCCTTTCGAACATG cCAGTAGAAAAAGTCGAGAAAAAGGGCGAGCTAGAGATTTTGAAGTTCGAAAAAACCCCAGTGATGTCAACGTACCTCGTAGCAGTCGTTATCGGGGAGTTTGATTACTTGGAAGACAAAACCGTTGACGGAACTGTCGTAAGAGTTTACACTCCGAAATCAAAACAAGAACAAGGACGATTTGCCTTAGAAGTAGCGACCAAAGTACTGCCATACTACAATAAATACTTTGGAATATCTTACCCACTACCAAAAATGGACCTCATCGCCATCGCTGATTTTTCCGCGGGAGCCATGGAAAATTGGGGCCTAGTTACTTACAGAGAGACTTGTCTGCTAGTCGACCCCCAGAACACATCAGCAGCCTCAAAGCAGTGGATTGCTCTGGTGGTGGGACACGAGTTGGCCCATCAATGGTTCGGGAACTTGGTGACCATGGAATGGTGGACCCACTTGTGGCTCAACGAAGGCTACGCCTCATTCGTCGAGTTTCTTTGCGTCGCTCACTTGTTCCCCGAGTACGACATCTGGACTCAGTTCGTCACCGACACTCACATCAAAGCCCTAGAGCTTGACGGTCTCAAGAACAGTCACCCGATTGAAGTACCCGTCGGCCATCCCACGGAAATAGACGAAATTTTCGACGACATTTCTTACAACAAAGGCGCCAGTGTCATTCGCATGCTGCACTCCTACATCGGCGACGAAGATTTCCGCAAGGGTATGAATCTTTACCTCAAACGTCACAGTTACGCGAACGCAGAGACGGAAGATCTCTGGGCGGCCTTGGAAGAAATGAGCAACAAACCAGTCGGCGATGTCATGTCGACCTGGACAAAGCAACAAGGATTTCCTGTTATAAAAGTTGAGCAACGTCAGCAAGGCAACGACAGAGTACTAGTTTTATCTCAGGAAAAATTCCTCGCTGATGGTTCTGTTGATAAAGAAGATTATCTATGGATGATCCCATTGAGTGTCAGTACATCAAAGTCACCGAATGATGTTGCGCTTACGACAGTaatgagtgaaaaaaataaagaaataataataaaagatgtACCGGAAGGATCATGGGTTAAAATAAATCCCGGTACAATTGGATTTTACCGCACGCGTTATGATTCCCAAGCGCTTTCTTTACTTATGCCGGCAATTAAAGACCGGACATTACCGCCACTAGATCGACTCGGACTTTTTGATGATCTCTTCGCAATGGTCCAGGCCGGTCATACATCAACTGTTGATGTACTTAAATGTATGCAAGCGTTTCAGTATGAAGATAATTATACTGTGTGGTGCAGCATCGTCAGTAGTTTAGGAAAAATAGGAATTTTATTGGGTCATCTTGATATCTACGATAATTTCAAAGCCTACGGCCGGTCATTATTGAAGGACATCACCAAGAAATTAGGGTGGGAgcctaaagaaaatgaaaGTCACCTGGACAATTTGCTGAGGTCACTCGTCTTGGGTAGAATGGCTGTGCTTAAAGACACGGAAATTATCGAAGAAGCCAAGAGACGATTCGATCTTCACGTCACGAAGAAGTCAATCCTGGCTGCTGATCTCAGGACTCCCGTTTACCGCGCGGTACTTTCTGTTGGTGACGTCAATACTTACGAGACGATGCTCAAGTTGTACGACGAAGCTGATTTGCATGAAGAGAAGGACAGAATACTAAGAGCACTGGGAACAATTCAGGATGAAAAGCTGCTGTCAAAAGTTCTTGACTTTTCAATGAGTGACAAAGTACGTGCTCAGGATACTGTATTTGCTATAATGTCTGTTGCTATGAACTCAAAAGGACGTGATTTAGCTTgggagtttttcaaaaataattggaaGCCGCTGATGAATCGCTACGACGGTGGGTTTTTGTTATCGAGGCTCGTTAAACATacaactgaaaattttgttaccgAAGAACGTGCCATAGAAATAGAGGAATTCTTCAAGAAAAATCCTACACCTGGTTCGGAGAGAACGGTGCAACAGAGCATGGAAAATATTAGACTTAATGCTGCTTGGCTGGCTCGAGATCAAGCTTCTATTGAatcgtttttcaaaaataattcgtattaa